A part of Bombus huntii isolate Logan2020A chromosome 16, iyBomHunt1.1, whole genome shotgun sequence genomic DNA contains:
- the LOC126874853 gene encoding uncharacterized protein LOC126874853 — MRPDQGTLASTVPQIARKEPRLFHEMKTLIVLSAVLAAVYARPGLLLAPQVAALASPVTITKLVPGAPIGLDGRVVDTPEVTLAKAEHAAAHINERITLANEAFKSADLIAYTGPVITGSLQPVAVAAKIVPPAPLGPDGRVVDTPEVALAKAEHAAAHINEKLEHAAEQASKGNLELPVVLSAYSAPVIQKVLI, encoded by the exons ATGAGACCGGACCAAGGCACCTTGGCGAGTACTGTACCTCAGATAGCGCGCAAGGAGCCACGTTTGTTTCACGAGATGAAGACCCTG ATTGTTCTCTCTGCCGTGTTGGCAGCAGTATACGCGCGTCCAGGCCTTCTGCTGGCGCCACAGGTAGCAGCTCTGGCGTCGCCCGTTACCATCACCAAACTAGTACCTGGTGCACCCATCGGTCTAGATGGCCGAGTCGTAGACACTCCGGAAGTGACTCTCGCCAAAGCAGAACACGCAGCAGCCCACATCAACGAAAGAATCACATTGGCTAACGAAGCATTCAAATCTGCCGATTTAATCGCTTACACAGGACCTGTAATCACCGGTAGCCTGCAACCTGTGGCTGTTGCAGCCAAAATCGTTCCTCCAGCTCCTCTAGGACCCGATGGCCGCGTTGTCGACACACCGGAAGTCGCTCTAGCCAAAGCAGAACACGCTGCTGCTCATATCAACGAGAAACTTGAACATGCCGCTGAACAAGCATCGAAAGGAAATTTGGAGCTTCCTGTGGTTCTGTCCGCATACTCTGCTCCAGTTATTCAAAAGGTTTTGATATAA